In Phragmites australis chromosome 24, lpPhrAust1.1, whole genome shotgun sequence, the following are encoded in one genomic region:
- the LOC133908102 gene encoding tryptamine hydroxycinnamoyltransferase 2-like: MMVVMVEITRRAVLRPPPSLASGGGRKVPLTAFDHASTDGYIPAVFAWDALAAPDNDAVVDGLLVAVAKYPHLAGRMDVDGSGRKRFHLNDAGVLVVEATADADLADALAHDVPAHINELYPNADKERADEPLFQVQLTRFKCGGLVIGTACQHLVADGQSMSFFFNAWAIATRTGPAILSSPFTDRAAIAVPRSQPEPKFDHRNIEFRGEQSPSHSYAVLPMDRIKNLSVHFSEEFVAGLKARVSGRCSTFQCLLAHAWKKVTAARDLVLDDFTHVRVAVNCRSRANPPVPMDFFGNMVLWAFPRMRVRDLLSSSYASVVGVIRDAVARVDADYIQSFVDFGELAERAGEELASTAATPGTAFCPDLEVDSWLGFKFHNLDFGGGPPCAFLPPDLPIEGLMIFVPSCSAKGGVDLFMALDEERVDAFKQICYSMD, from the exons atgatggtggtgatggtaGAGATCACGCGGCGCGCGGTGCTGAGGCCCCCGCCGTCGttggcgagcggcggcggcaggaagGTCCCGCTCACCGCCTTCGACCACGCCTCCACTGACGGCTACATCCCGGCCGTCTTCGCCTGGGACGCGCTGGCCGCGCCGGATAACGACGCGGTGGTGGACGGGCTCCTCGTGGCCGTCGCTAAGTACCCGCATCTCGCGGGGAGGATGGACGTCGATGGCAGCGGCAGGAAGCGCTTCCACCTCAACGACGCCGGGGTGCTCGTCGTCGAGGCAACCGCCGACGCGGACCTCGCCGACGCGCTGGCGCACGACGTGCCCGCGCACATCAACGAGCTGTACCCAAATGCTGATAAG GAACGTGCCGACGAGCCGCTGTTCCAGGTGCAGCTCACGCGGTTCAAGTGCGGCGGGTTGGTGATCGGCACCGCGTGCCAGCACCTTGTAGCCGACGGGCAGTCCATGAGCTTCTTCTTCAACGCGTGGGCCATCGCCACGCGCACCGGCCCGGCGATCCTCTCGTCTCCCTTCACTGACCGTGCGGCCATCGCCGTACCCCGCAGCCAGCCGGAGCCCAAGTTCGACCACCGGAACATCGAGTTTAGGGGAGAGCAGAGCCCGAGCCACTCCTACGCCGTACTCCCCATGGACAGGATCAAGAACCTCTCCGTACACTTCTCGGAGGAGTTCGTGGCCGGGCTCAAGGCCCGCGTCAGCGGGCGGTGCAGCACATTCCAGTGCCTCCTTGCGCACGCGTGGAAGAAGGTCACGGCGGCGCGGGACCTCGTGCTGGACGACTTCACGCATGTCAGAGTCGCCGTGAACTGCAGGAGTCGCGCCAACCCTCCCGTGCCAATGGACTTCTTCGGCAACATGGTGCTGTGGGCGTTCCCGCGGATGCGTGTCCGGGACCTGCTTTCCTCGAGCTACGCCTCGGTGGTCGGCGTCATCCGCGATGCCGTAGCACGCGTCGATGCGGACTACATCCAGTCATTCGTCGACTTTGGGGAGCTGGCGGAACGCGCCGGGGAGGAGCTGGCGTCCACGGCGGCGACGCCGGGCACGGCGTTCTGCCCGGACCTTGAGGTGGACAGCTGGCTTGGCTTCAAGTTCCACAACCTCGACTTTGGCGGTGGGCCGCCGTGCGCGTTCCTGCCGCCGGATCTGCCCATCGAGGGGCTCATGATCTTCGTGCCGTCGTGCTCTGCCAAGGGCGGCGTCGACCTCTTCATGGCGCTCGACGAAGAGCGGGTCGATGCCTTCAAGCAGATCTGCTACTCCATGGACTAA